The Patagioenas fasciata isolate bPatFas1 chromosome 25, bPatFas1.hap1, whole genome shotgun sequence genome includes a region encoding these proteins:
- the LUZP1 gene encoding leucine zipper protein 1 — translation MAELSSYKETSNRHLRFKLQSLSRRLDELEEATKNLQKAEDELLDLQDKVIQAEGSNSSMLADVEALRKRVLKIEGKDEEIRKAEELCRLMKEKLEEEEGLTRELKSQIEHLQRRMAELEKLEEAFGRSKNDCTQLCLSLNEEKNLTKKISTELEILRVKVKELEASEDRLDKTEQSLTGELEKLKSLALSFITERKHFNEREKQNEKIIQELTQKLEQNNKLNRADQTRNASNLLERSSNNLLDRNDLRIEDDLTSALPSKETRRKGSVDYLKHVENETRNKSENQKNKNQEDNKVKDLTQEIEKLKTQIKRFESLEEELKKMRAKNNDLQDSYLSEQNKNKLLAGQLEEIKMQIKKQKDLENGEVENEDTSFSSRGKHDRAKYRGVTAELAKHKPRELSPQQRRDRARSRDLCVSNDSYSHGVKQVPSPSLTNRKAGRASGASALLDTDTKRLEEKSLVSTFSSGGVAQSEGKRPKEQPSVLSRYPPAAQEQKSWKALSKSIGDTGLRSKAEKPSQGFRGNCASGADTQDEKSGKGESAALKLKTGQGEAGECSGDALLARGSHGSPNGAASAGRLQLSKAEAVNALVASHRQPSDGRAKRATVSQEKESADASLESAKPSTLTKRSHRSRSQEDILQILTGLDKEGTEECSAMNHVNSGLKTDSKTMQSNEEKPNSDEESGSSKKITGQSDFETRKKVSSKQFSNSRGVFRASLFENDRNTANDEDSTKCIKPSDASTGGFKSRRSFSPREALRSKAVIKPAIVEKDMKAVMGGTVPEADAEKQKSVFKTVTNKMTSSITIFPSEPTAARSSADTSAKERHVTTSNIRVAPNEPSPITNNHPTPFEISINRSALKLSETDRTGEAAPRSKAETVISRSSIVIKTSELAERSSELPAETIGWKSHGAADTASSDTKHVTVRSSWRTRQGLHSLEDSPTKSAVSSATNTCRSSVDLSEMERSSARTNSVEQSAARSAADARSAPGLGARRTKSNLSASELLTRRSCASDPAAGSAWHRSALPDEGKDAVPSSRRKQSGSSEHLSQADAPGRRAAAKTELPDPESHPHAPLGLQADEQGPSRACRTSRR, via the exons ATGGCGGAATTGTCAAGCTACAAGGAGACCTCAAACCGGCACCTGCGATTCAAACTGCAGAGCCTCAGCCGCCGCCTCGACGAGCTGGAGGAAGCCACCAAAAACCTGCAGAAAGCAGAGGACGAACTGCTCGACCTCCAGGACAAGGTAATTCAGGCCGAGGGCAGCAACTCCAGCATGCTGGCCGACGTCGAGGCCCTAAGGAAAAGGGTGCTCAAGATCGAGGGCAAGGATGAGGAGATCAGGAAGGCTGAAGAGCTTTGCCGGTTGATGAAAGAGAAGctcgaggaggaggagggtctCACCCGAGAGCTGAAGTCGCAAATCGAACATCTCCAGAGGAGGATGGCggagctggagaagctggaggaggcGTTTGGGAGGAGCAAGAACGACTGCACACAGCTGTGTCTGAGCCTCAACGAAGAGAAGAACCTGACCAAGAAGATATCTACAGAATTAGAAATACTTAGGGTGAAAGTGAAAGAACTGGAAGCATCTGAGGACAGGCTGGATAAAACCGAGCAGAGCTTAACAGGCGAGTTAGAAAAACTAAAGTCCTTGGCACTGAGCTTtatcacagaaagaaaacattttaatgaaagagaaaagcagaatgaaaaaaTAATCCAGGAGCTAACGCAGAAACTAGAACAGAACAATAAACTAAACAGGGCCGATCAAACTAGAAATGCATCCAACTTGCTAGAAAGGTCATCAAATAATCTCCTGGACAGAAACGATTTGAGAATTGAAGACGACTTGACTTCTGCGCTGCCCTCTAAGGAGACCAGGAGGAAGGGAAGCGTGGATTACCTGAAGCATGTAGAAAATGAGACCAGGAATAAATCGGAAaatcaaaagaataaaaatcaggAAGACAACAAAGTGAAAGATCTCACCCAAGAAATTGAGAAGCTTAAAACTCAGATCAAACGTTTCGAATCTTTAGAAGAAGAACTTAAAAAAATGAGAGCCAAGAACAACGACCTGCAAGACAGTTACTTGAGTgaacagaataaaaacaaactCTTAGCGGGTCAgctagaagaaataaaaatgcaaataaagaaacagaaagatcTGGAGAACGGAGAGGTCGAAAATGAAGATACGAGCTTTTCCAGCAGGGGCAAGCACGACAGGGCCAAATACAGGGGTGTCACGGCCGAGCTGGCCAAGCACAAGCCGCGGGAGCTCTCGCCACAGCAGCGCCGGGACAGGGCAAGGAGCAGAGATCTCTGTGTCAGCAATGACAGCTACAGCCATGGGGTTAAGCAGGTGCCCAGTCCGAGCTTAACGAACAGAAAAGCGGGAAGAGCGTCTGGTGCATCCGCCCTTTTGGACACAGATACAAAAAGACTGGAAGAGAAATCTTTAGTTTCCACTTTTTCTTCTGGTGGTGTCGCGCAGAGCGAGGGGAAGAGGCCCAAAGAGCAGCCGTCCGTCCTTAGCCGGTATCCTCCCGCCGCACAGGAGCAGAAGTCATGGAAAGCGCTTTCCAAATCCATCGGTGACACGGGCCTGAGGTCCAAGGCTGAAAAGCCGTCCCAGGGCTTCCGCGGCAACTGCGCAAGCGGTGCCGACACACAGGATGAAAAGTCAGGTAAAGGAGAATCGGCGGCTTTGAAGCTGAAAACAGGTCAGGGAGAAGCGGGCGAGTGCTCAGGGGACGCGCTGCTGGCCCGGGGGAGCCACGGCTCTCCCAACGGCGCCGCTTCGGCCGGCCGGCTCCAGCTCTCTAAAGCAGAAGCCGTGAACGCGTTAGTGGCGTCGCACAGACAGCCCTCGGACGGGAGGGCGAAAAGAGCAACAGTCTCCCAGGAAAAAGAATCCGCAGACGCGTCACTCGAAAGCGCGAAGCCTTCGACGTTAACGAAGCGTTCGCATCGCTCCAGAAGTCAGGAGGACATTCTGCAGATCCTCACAGGTCTCGATAAAGAAGGCACGGAGGAGTGTTCAGCAATGAATCATGTAAATTCTGGCTTAAAGACAGACTCCAAAACCATGCAAAGTAACGAGGAAAAACCCAATTCAGATGAAGAATCAGGAAGCAGCAAAAAAATAACCGGTCAGTCAGATTTTGAGACAAGGAAGAAAGTCAGTTCCAAGCAGTTCTCCAATTCCAGGGGAGTTTTTAGAGCATCTCTTTTTGAAAATGACAGAAACACGGCAAATGATGAAGACTCCACCAAGTGTATAAAACCATCTGATGCCAGCACTGGAGGATTTAAATCCAGAAGGTCGTTCAGCCCAAGAGAAGCTCTGAGGTCAAAAGCTGTCATTAAACCTGCAATAGTTGAAAAGGATATGAAGGCAGTGATGGGAGGGACTGTTCCTGAGGCTGATGCAGAAAAGCAGAAGTCTGTTTTTAAAACGGTAACGAATAAAATGACAAGCAGCATCACAATCTTCCCTTCTGAGCCAACGGCTGCGAGGAGCAGCGCCGATACATCAGCGAAGGAGCGGCACGTTACCACCAGCAACATCAGAGTCGCTCCAAATGAGCCTTCGCCAATAACAAACAACCACCCCACACCTTTTGAGATCTCGATTAATAGAAGTGCTCTGAAATTATCCGAGACAGACAGAACTGGAGAGGCGGCGCCGAGGAGTAAAGCGGAGACAGTGATCTCCAGGAGCAGCATCGTGATAAAGACTTCCGAGCTGGCGGAGAGGAGCAGCGAGCTGCCCGCGGAGACAATCGGCTGGAAGAGCCACGGAGCTGCGGACACAGCTTCATCCGACACGAAACACGTCACTGTGAGGAGTTCCTGGAGGACGAGACAAGGCTTACATTCCCTGGAGGACTCTCCAACCAAAAGCGCAGTTTCCAGTGCTACAAACACGTGTAGGTCCTCAGTGGACCTCTCCGAAATGGAAAGGAGCAGCGCAAGAACGAACTCAGTGGAGCAGAGCGCAGCGAGGAGCGCGGCAGATGCCCGCAGCGCCCCCGGACTGGGCGCCCGAAGGACCAAAAGTAACTTAAGCGCATCCGAGCTGCTGACACGCAGGAGCTGCGCCAGCGATCCTGCGGCGGGTTCTGCTTGGCACCGGAGTGCGCTGCCC GATGAAGGCAAAGATGCTGTGCCCAGTTCCAGGAGAAAACAGTCCGGCTCTTCCGAGCACCTCTCGCAGGCTGACGCGCCAGGGAGAAGAGCAGCAGCCAAAACGGAGCTGCCGGACCCCGAATCGCACCCCCACGCCCCGCTGGGTCTGCAGGCGGACGAGCAG GGTCCTTCCCGTGCCTGCCGCACATCTCGGAGATGA